In one Kitasatospora cineracea genomic region, the following are encoded:
- a CDS encoding DUF6412 domain-containing protein: MLVTPLLLVLFRVLTGDLLTGPGALTAAALLLLAVAVTATLTTTRLPGARTPAAVHAAALRRRAYRTAYLPPRDPDAAGRARPRAPGQRPAAA; this comes from the coding sequence GTGCTCGTCACCCCGCTCCTGCTCGTCCTGTTCCGGGTCCTCACCGGTGACCTGCTCACCGGCCCGGGTGCGCTGACCGCGGCCGCGCTGCTGCTGCTCGCCGTCGCCGTCACCGCCACCCTCACCACCACCCGCCTCCCCGGCGCCCGCACCCCGGCGGCCGTGCACGCGGCGGCGCTGCGCCGCCGCGCCTACCGCACCGCCTACCTGCCGCCGCGCGACCCGGACGCCGCGGGCCGCGCCCGCCCCCGAGCCCCGGGACAGCGGCCCGCGGCCGCCTGA